In a single window of the Bactrocera dorsalis isolate Fly_Bdor chromosome 2, ASM2337382v1, whole genome shotgun sequence genome:
- the LOC105226354 gene encoding uncharacterized protein LOC105226354 isoform X1, whose amino-acid sequence MAGEQDLFEESETDFSADDDIADPTFTIEKASKRKGSLLFEVAIKERRLDSNWSSKIIFNADFYTDFVKLSSDDKETTIAKCVECGRNIRGYAGVSSNFVTHLKLKHADAYKKYKNMKLGNFGSLQECVNGKILHWLVDAAMPVSVVDRQSFVSIFEGTGLKIMSRQTAKKTLEDSYQNMLAKIKDEISSAEYFCTTADIWSGNNRGFFGYTCHWLTQDFQRQSVALACRRFKGAHTADKVGQMIAELNNFFDLDNKNIVMTITDNGSNFIKAFKDHGVDNFHQEEDDSDDELSFRENEFLLPKHHRCSSHTLNLLATTDFLKILKADLAVYEKHKMIFEKCNSPWKKCNWPKSSEVIVAYLGSNLVVPVVTRWNSLYDAVTKIIHHKSRLNILCEQLSLAPFSLSDVQYLESYMLLMTPIAQALDFLQGEQNVKFGLLLPVLITLSNKLQKLSKKEFHLSSVAAKINLALWSRFEIFLLYPLKQILQSQLLY is encoded by the exons ATGGCTGGAGAACAAGATTTATTTGAGGAAAGCGAAACTGACTTCTCTGCTGACGACGATATAGCCGATCCCACATTCACCATCGAAAAAGCCTCAAAAAGGAAAGGGAGTTTACTTTTTGAGGTTGCAATTAAGGAGCGGCGTTTGGATTCCAACTggtcttcaaaaataatttttaatgctgATTTCTATACCGATTTCGTGAAA CTTTCATCAGATGATAAGGAGACAACTATTGCAAAATGCGTTGAGTGCGGACGTAATATTAGAGGCTACGCAGGGGTTTCTTCCAACTTTGTCacgcatttaaaattaaaacatgcTGAcgcttacaaaaaatataaaaatatgaaattaggTAATTTTGGTTCACTGCAAGAATGCGTCAATGGCAAAATTTTACATTGGCTCGTGGATGCTGCTATGCCTGTTTCTGTCGTTGACAGACAGTCCTTCGTCTCCATATTTGAGGGTACTGGACTGAAAATAATGAGCAGGCAAACCGCGAAAAAAACGTTGGAAGATTCTTACCAAAACATGTTGGCAAAAATAAAAGATGAAATTTCTTCTGCTGAATATTTTTGTACAACTGCTGATATTTGGTCAGGGAATAATCGTGGTTTTTTTGGTTACACTTGCCATTGGCTGACCCAAGATTTTCAAAGACAATCAGTGGCATTGGCTTGTAGGAGGTTCAAGGGTGCTCATACGGCAGACAAAGTTGGGCAGATGATCGCGGAacttaacaatttctttgacCTTGATAACAAAAACATTGTTATGACCATTACCGACAATGggtcaaattttattaaagcttttaaAGACCATGGAGTTGACAATTTCCACCAGGAAGAAGACGACAGCGATGACGAACTGTCTTTCCgcgaaaatgagtttttatTGCCAAAACACCATCGATGCTCTAGCCATACGCTGAATTTGCTTGCAACaaccgattttttgaaaattttgaaagcagATCTGGCTGTTtacgaaaaacacaaaatg atttttgaaaaatgtaatagCCCTTGGAAGAAGTGCAACTGGCCAAAGTCATCAGAAGTTATTGTCGCTTATTTAGGATCAAACTTGGTTGTGCCCGTTGTGACAAGGTGGAATTCTTTGTATGATGCCgttacaaaaataatacatcATAAGAGTAGGCTTAATATTTTGTGCGAACAATTAAGTTTGGCACCTTTTTCATTAAGTGACGTTCAATATTTGGAGTCATACATGTTGCTGATGACTCCGATTGCACAGGCGTTAGACTTTCTTCAGGGGgaacaaaatgtgaaatttggaCTCCTTTTACCTGTACTCATTACATTAAgcaacaaattgcaaaagctGAGTAAAAAGGAATTTCACCTAAGCTCAGTCGCTGCAAAAATTAATCTGGCCCTGTGGAgccgatttgaaatttttttactttatccCCTGAAGCAAATATTGCAATCACAGCTGCTGTATTGA
- the LOC105226354 gene encoding uncharacterized protein LOC105226354 isoform X2, which translates to MFNFVFSILLLCVWLIFSYRVVKLLFRRWFSHSDMYLSSDDKETTIAKCVECGRNIRGYAGVSSNFVTHLKLKHADAYKKYKNMKLGNFGSLQECVNGKILHWLVDAAMPVSVVDRQSFVSIFEGTGLKIMSRQTAKKTLEDSYQNMLAKIKDEISSAEYFCTTADIWSGNNRGFFGYTCHWLTQDFQRQSVALACRRFKGAHTADKVGQMIAELNNFFDLDNKNIVMTITDNGSNFIKAFKDHGVDNFHQEEDDSDDELSFRENEFLLPKHHRCSSHTLNLLATTDFLKILKADLAVYEKHKMIFEKCNSPWKKCNWPKSSEVIVAYLGSNLVVPVVTRWNSLYDAVTKIIHHKSRLNILCEQLSLAPFSLSDVQYLESYMLLMTPIAQALDFLQGEQNVKFGLLLPVLITLSNKLQKLSKKEFHLSSVAAKINLALWSRFEIFLLYPLKQILQSQLLY; encoded by the exons ATGTTCAATTTTGTGTTCTCGATCCTGCTATTATGTGTATGGTTGATATTTAGCTACCGTGTAGTAAAGTTATTGTTTCGTCGTTGGTTTTCCCATagtgatatgtat CTTTCATCAGATGATAAGGAGACAACTATTGCAAAATGCGTTGAGTGCGGACGTAATATTAGAGGCTACGCAGGGGTTTCTTCCAACTTTGTCacgcatttaaaattaaaacatgcTGAcgcttacaaaaaatataaaaatatgaaattaggTAATTTTGGTTCACTGCAAGAATGCGTCAATGGCAAAATTTTACATTGGCTCGTGGATGCTGCTATGCCTGTTTCTGTCGTTGACAGACAGTCCTTCGTCTCCATATTTGAGGGTACTGGACTGAAAATAATGAGCAGGCAAACCGCGAAAAAAACGTTGGAAGATTCTTACCAAAACATGTTGGCAAAAATAAAAGATGAAATTTCTTCTGCTGAATATTTTTGTACAACTGCTGATATTTGGTCAGGGAATAATCGTGGTTTTTTTGGTTACACTTGCCATTGGCTGACCCAAGATTTTCAAAGACAATCAGTGGCATTGGCTTGTAGGAGGTTCAAGGGTGCTCATACGGCAGACAAAGTTGGGCAGATGATCGCGGAacttaacaatttctttgacCTTGATAACAAAAACATTGTTATGACCATTACCGACAATGggtcaaattttattaaagcttttaaAGACCATGGAGTTGACAATTTCCACCAGGAAGAAGACGACAGCGATGACGAACTGTCTTTCCgcgaaaatgagtttttatTGCCAAAACACCATCGATGCTCTAGCCATACGCTGAATTTGCTTGCAACaaccgattttttgaaaattttgaaagcagATCTGGCTGTTtacgaaaaacacaaaatg atttttgaaaaatgtaatagCCCTTGGAAGAAGTGCAACTGGCCAAAGTCATCAGAAGTTATTGTCGCTTATTTAGGATCAAACTTGGTTGTGCCCGTTGTGACAAGGTGGAATTCTTTGTATGATGCCgttacaaaaataatacatcATAAGAGTAGGCTTAATATTTTGTGCGAACAATTAAGTTTGGCACCTTTTTCATTAAGTGACGTTCAATATTTGGAGTCATACATGTTGCTGATGACTCCGATTGCACAGGCGTTAGACTTTCTTCAGGGGgaacaaaatgtgaaatttggaCTCCTTTTACCTGTACTCATTACATTAAgcaacaaattgcaaaagctGAGTAAAAAGGAATTTCACCTAAGCTCAGTCGCTGCAAAAATTAATCTGGCCCTGTGGAgccgatttgaaatttttttactttatccCCTGAAGCAAATATTGCAATCACAGCTGCTGTATTGA